A genomic region of Desulfosarcina ovata subsp. ovata contains the following coding sequences:
- a CDS encoding thiamine diphosphokinase, with amino-acid sequence MIRAIVFANGVMDGWPVGLTLSADRDLIIAADGGLAHCRRWEVTPHVVVGDMDSIAPGELTALEKTATEIIRHPARKDETDLELALKLAIDRGAEEIAVLGALGARWDMTFSNVLLLGSDFLSRTTVRLLDGVHELCCLQGSRQIRLHGRPGDLVSLLPISGNATGVSLKGLAYPLTDASLPFGTSHGVSNVFTGETASVTLKEGMLLISITRMAGKPF; translated from the coding sequence ATGATCCGGGCCATCGTATTTGCCAACGGTGTCATGGATGGATGGCCCGTCGGGCTGACCCTCTCCGCCGACCGGGATCTGATCATCGCCGCCGATGGCGGGCTGGCCCACTGCCGGCGATGGGAGGTAACGCCGCACGTGGTCGTGGGGGACATGGATTCCATCGCTCCTGGAGAACTGACGGCACTGGAAAAGACCGCCACCGAAATCATCCGTCACCCGGCTCGCAAGGATGAAACCGATCTGGAACTGGCCCTGAAACTGGCCATCGACCGGGGGGCAGAGGAGATCGCCGTTTTGGGCGCCCTGGGTGCCCGCTGGGACATGACCTTCTCCAACGTGCTGCTGTTGGGTTCCGATTTTCTCTCCCGCACAACGGTACGGCTTCTGGACGGGGTCCATGAATTGTGCTGCCTTCAGGGCAGCCGGCAGATCCGCCTGCATGGCCGGCCCGGGGATCTTGTATCGCTGCTGCCGATTTCCGGCAACGCCACGGGGGTCTCCCTGAAGGGGCTGGCCTATCCCCTGACTGACGCCAGCCTTCCTTTTGGCACCTCACACGGCGTGAGCAATGTGTTTACCGGCGAAACCGCCAGTGTCACGCTGAAAGAGGGGATGTTGCTGATCTCAATAACACGGATGGCAGGAAAGCCTTTTTAG
- a CDS encoding HesA/MoeB/ThiF family protein has product MSACLSAEERERYDRQVRIDEIGTVGQEKLKQSRVFVCGAGGLGSPAAIYLAAAGVGAITLVDPDRVALSNLNRQVLHGDDDIGRPKVDSAKATLGHLAPHVAVKTDSVRVTAANVHHLVDGHDVIIDAVDNPETRYRLNRAALDLNIPFIHGAVNGFEGRIMTIVPGKSTCLRCLYRGPVAAAEALPVIGATPGIIGALQATEAIKVITGIGGLLTDRLLIYDGLKLTWREFTVHKNPHCDHCGRPPERIPS; this is encoded by the coding sequence ATGTCCGCCTGCCTTTCCGCAGAAGAACGTGAACGCTACGACCGCCAGGTGCGTATCGATGAAATCGGTACCGTCGGTCAAGAGAAACTTAAGCAATCCCGGGTTTTTGTTTGCGGTGCCGGCGGCCTCGGTTCACCGGCGGCCATCTACCTGGCGGCCGCCGGTGTGGGCGCCATTACCCTTGTGGACCCTGATCGGGTGGCCTTGAGCAACCTGAATCGCCAGGTTTTGCACGGTGACGACGACATCGGACGGCCCAAGGTCGATTCCGCAAAAGCGACCCTCGGCCACCTGGCTCCCCATGTGGCGGTAAAGACCGACTCGGTAAGGGTTACGGCGGCCAATGTACACCACCTGGTTGACGGTCACGACGTGATCATCGATGCCGTGGACAATCCGGAAACCCGCTACCGGCTCAACCGGGCGGCCCTGGATTTGAATATCCCGTTCATTCACGGCGCGGTCAACGGGTTCGAGGGGCGCATTATGACCATCGTTCCCGGCAAAAGCACCTGTTTGCGCTGTCTCTACCGGGGGCCGGTGGCTGCGGCGGAGGCATTGCCGGTGATCGGTGCGACGCCGGGAATCATCGGTGCATTGCAGGCCACCGAGGCGATCAAGGTGATCACCGGTATCGGTGGGCTGCTTACCGATCGACTATTGATTTATGACGGCCTTAAATTGACCTGGCGCGAGTTCACGGTCCATAAAAACCCACACTGCGACCATTGCGGACGTCCGCCGGAAAGGATACCATCATGA
- a CDS encoding ABC transporter permease, with product MKHRLRLLLALPPLIFLGVFYFYPLASILITSFTPENGAWAPGGLRRLVDSGYYAGVLWFTTWQAALSTLLTLLVALPGAYVFARFDFRGKALIQSLTAVPFVLPTVVTAAAFKALLGPGGLANQALMALFQLNRPPIRIDHTVWFFLLAHVFYNYTVVLRIVGGFWARLSGEPADAARMLGASGQKVFFTITLPLIMPAITAAAMLVFVFCFTSFGVVLILGGPRLATVEVEIYRQAVHLFNLPMAAALSMVQIVFTFALMGLYTWFERRSAVSLMPQAATGGLRRPHTRRERLVIGGNLTVMLLLLGTPLLALCLGSVLTEAGPALTYYRSLLGNPTGSIMFVSPLAAMGNSLGFALAATLIALFIGWFSAAFLAGARHRAAGIIDPLFMLPLSTSAVTLGFGFIIALDEPPLNLRTALLLPAVAHALVAFPFVIRSLLPAWRSIPRHLREAATMLGASPFRVWRHVDWPILRRALWVGAIFAFAISMGEFGATVFVARPRTPTLPLAIYRYLNQPGALNIGRAMAMSCLLMLTTSAGFLVIEKFRSIGGEF from the coding sequence GTGAAACACCGGCTGCGCCTTCTCCTGGCCCTTCCCCCACTGATCTTTCTGGGGGTCTTTTACTTCTATCCCCTGGCCAGCATCCTCATTACCAGTTTCACTCCCGAGAACGGCGCCTGGGCACCGGGCGGACTGCGGCGGCTGGTGGACAGTGGCTACTATGCCGGCGTGCTCTGGTTCACCACCTGGCAGGCGGCGCTCTCCACCCTGCTGACCCTGCTGGTAGCCCTGCCCGGGGCGTATGTCTTCGCCCGATTCGATTTTAGAGGCAAAGCCCTGATCCAGTCCCTGACCGCCGTGCCGTTCGTACTGCCGACAGTGGTCACGGCCGCGGCCTTCAAGGCCCTGCTGGGCCCCGGCGGTCTGGCCAACCAGGCGTTGATGGCCCTTTTCCAACTGAACCGCCCGCCCATCCGTATCGACCACACAGTGTGGTTTTTTCTGCTGGCGCATGTCTTCTACAATTACACGGTGGTCCTGCGCATTGTCGGTGGTTTCTGGGCTCGCCTCTCCGGGGAACCGGCCGACGCGGCACGCATGCTGGGCGCCTCCGGGCAAAAGGTCTTTTTCACCATCACCCTACCCCTGATCATGCCCGCGATCACCGCCGCCGCCATGCTGGTGTTCGTCTTCTGTTTCACCAGTTTCGGCGTGGTCCTTATCCTGGGCGGGCCGCGGCTGGCCACCGTCGAGGTGGAGATCTACCGCCAGGCCGTACACCTGTTCAACCTGCCCATGGCAGCCGCCCTGTCCATGGTACAGATCGTCTTCACCTTTGCCCTGATGGGCCTTTACACCTGGTTCGAACGCCGCTCGGCCGTCTCCCTGATGCCCCAGGCAGCCACCGGCGGCCTGCGGCGGCCCCACACCCGCCGGGAACGGCTGGTGATCGGCGGCAACCTGACCGTTATGCTCCTGCTGTTGGGAACGCCGCTGTTGGCGCTTTGCCTGGGCTCGGTACTCACCGAAGCGGGTCCGGCCCTGACCTATTACCGCTCGCTTCTGGGAAACCCCACCGGATCGATCATGTTTGTCTCACCGCTGGCAGCCATGGGCAACTCGTTGGGCTTCGCCCTGGCCGCCACCCTGATCGCCCTTTTTATCGGCTGGTTTTCGGCTGCGTTTCTGGCCGGCGCCAGGCACCGGGCCGCCGGAATCATCGATCCCCTGTTCATGCTGCCGCTCTCCACCTCGGCGGTCACCCTGGGATTCGGATTCATCATCGCCCTGGACGAGCCCCCTTTGAACCTGCGCACCGCCCTGCTGCTGCCCGCCGTGGCCCACGCCCTGGTGGCCTTCCCCTTCGTCATCCGCAGCCTGCTGCCGGCCTGGCGAAGCATCCCCCGCCACCTCAGGGAAGCGGCGACCATGCTGGGTGCGTCGCCGTTTCGGGTCTGGCGCCATGTGGACTGGCCGATCCTGCGCCGCGCCCTGTGGGTGGGCGCCATCTTCGCCTTTGCCATCAGCATGGGCGAATTCGGGGCCACGGTGTTTGTCGCCCGCCCCCGGACACCGACCCTGCCGCTGGCCATCTACCGCTACCTCAATCAGCCCGGGGCCCTGAACATCGGCCGGGCCATGGCCATGAGCTGCCTGCTGATGTTGACCACGTCGGCCGGATTTCTCGTCATCGAAAAATTCCGATCCATTGGGGGAGAGTTCTGA
- a CDS encoding ThiS family protein, giving the protein MSVTLNIHKIHRQYTRGLDVVAVAGGTIGACLDALIRQYPGMRAALFDAKGKLKNQIEIYLNMESAYPDELKRAVKDGDEIFITVMLAGG; this is encoded by the coding sequence ATGAGCGTTACTCTGAATATTCACAAAATCCACCGGCAGTATACCCGGGGGTTGGATGTGGTTGCGGTGGCGGGCGGTACCATCGGCGCCTGCCTGGATGCATTGATTCGGCAATATCCCGGTATGCGGGCGGCCCTGTTCGATGCCAAAGGGAAGCTGAAGAACCAGATCGAGATCTACCTGAATATGGAAAGCGCCTACCCGGACGAGCTGAAAAGAGCCGTCAAAGACGGTGATGAGATTTTCATCACCGTCATGCTGGCCGGTGGGTAG
- a CDS encoding aldehyde ferredoxin oxidoreductase family protein: protein MALDRKIAYIDLTTGKIEIKPIPLEARKKFIGGRGLDAYLLYNHAPKGCDPLGPENPLIVSGGLLTATCASATSRTHVMAKSPLTNLLGSCNMGGFFSAEMAWAGFHHLVITGKAEKPVYLWIHNGEIEIRDAGYLWGKSCTDAQWAIREELDDQEIKSMVIGPAGENLVTYACVMTGIKNSGGRSGMGCVMGAKNLKAVACRGDMDVKIAHPVDALEHNKKFIEQITSAKVNQTQGTLGTPFIWGATNCWGGVRTRNFQYNQMLYADEIEPEAIDDIATETMGPHHMAGCFGCQVHCRAKYKIQTGPLAGKYDEGPEYTSLGAFGSEPDCKKAETVLSANHLVDQYGVDNLEIGSIISWAMELFELGILTTKETAGLELRFGNDAALIEMIHQICNRSSWLGGVLADGGIPASQTIGKNSFDYLIQVKGMNNLHSDERATPALALNIATASRGSDHLRSRPAIDLYHLPEKVLRKIYSSPIPYDGPLSSEHTEYVGKPWQVFWQENCYMAVDSLGICKYHTLFLGATLPNFEDWPEVIYYNTGLEFTPEDIWAAAERCNNLERMFNLREGLKRDDPFKGDTLNHRYFDEPCRRGAPDVVGRTIDREKFSVMIDEFYGHHGWDKAGVPTAETLTRLGLKQEPSHLV from the coding sequence ATGGCACTGGATCGGAAAATAGCATACATCGATCTCACCACCGGCAAGATCGAGATCAAACCCATTCCGTTGGAAGCCCGTAAGAAATTCATTGGTGGTCGCGGGCTGGATGCCTACCTGTTGTACAACCATGCCCCCAAGGGGTGTGATCCGCTGGGACCGGAGAACCCGCTGATCGTCAGCGGCGGTCTGCTGACGGCCACTTGCGCATCGGCCACTTCAAGAACGCACGTCATGGCCAAATCGCCCCTGACCAACCTTTTGGGCAGCTGCAACATGGGCGGGTTTTTCTCGGCGGAGATGGCCTGGGCCGGCTTCCATCATCTGGTGATTACCGGCAAGGCCGAGAAACCGGTGTATCTGTGGATCCACAACGGCGAAATCGAGATTCGCGATGCCGGATACCTGTGGGGAAAGTCCTGCACCGACGCCCAGTGGGCCATCCGTGAGGAGCTGGATGATCAGGAGATTAAGAGCATGGTCATCGGCCCGGCCGGTGAGAATCTGGTGACCTATGCCTGTGTGATGACCGGCATCAAAAATTCCGGCGGGCGCTCGGGAATGGGCTGCGTGATGGGGGCCAAAAATCTCAAGGCCGTTGCCTGCCGCGGTGATATGGATGTCAAAATCGCCCATCCTGTGGATGCTCTGGAGCACAACAAGAAATTCATCGAACAGATCACCAGCGCCAAGGTCAATCAGACCCAGGGAACCCTGGGAACTCCCTTTATCTGGGGGGCGACCAACTGCTGGGGCGGGGTCCGGACCCGGAATTTCCAGTACAACCAGATGCTTTACGCCGACGAGATTGAGCCCGAAGCCATTGACGACATCGCCACGGAAACCATGGGGCCGCATCACATGGCCGGCTGTTTCGGCTGCCAGGTGCATTGCCGGGCCAAATACAAGATCCAGACCGGCCCCCTGGCCGGAAAATACGACGAAGGGCCGGAATACACCTCCCTGGGCGCTTTCGGCAGCGAGCCGGATTGCAAAAAGGCCGAGACCGTGCTTTCCGCCAACCATCTGGTTGACCAGTACGGTGTCGACAACCTTGAAATCGGCAGCATTATCTCCTGGGCCATGGAACTCTTTGAGCTGGGTATTCTCACCACCAAGGAGACCGCGGGGCTGGAGCTGCGTTTCGGCAACGATGCCGCGTTGATCGAGATGATTCATCAGATCTGCAACCGCAGCAGCTGGCTGGGTGGTGTGCTGGCCGATGGCGGCATCCCGGCGTCGCAGACCATTGGCAAGAACTCCTTCGATTATCTCATCCAGGTCAAGGGCATGAACAACCTGCACTCGGATGAGCGCGCCACCCCGGCACTGGCCCTGAACATCGCCACGGCCTCCCGCGGATCCGACCATTTGCGCAGCCGGCCGGCCATCGATCTTTATCACCTGCCCGAAAAGGTGCTGCGCAAGATTTACAGCAGCCCGATCCCCTACGACGGGCCGCTCTCCTCAGAGCACACCGAATATGTCGGCAAGCCCTGGCAGGTCTTCTGGCAGGAGAACTGCTACATGGCCGTGGACAGCCTGGGGATTTGTAAGTATCACACCCTTTTCCTGGGGGCGACGTTGCCCAACTTCGAAGACTGGCCGGAAGTGATCTATTACAACACGGGGTTGGAGTTCACGCCGGAGGATATCTGGGCGGCCGCCGAGCGGTGCAATAACCTCGAGCGGATGTTCAACCTGAGGGAGGGACTGAAGCGGGATGACCCCTTCAAGGGCGATACGCTGAACCACCGCTACTTTGACGAACCGTGCCGAAGAGGGGCGCCGGATGTTGTCGGCCGGACGATCGATCGTGAGAAGTTCAGTGTCATGATCGATGAGTTTTACGGTCATCACGGCTGGGACAAGGCGGGCGTTCCCACCGCCGAAACATTAACGCGCCTGGGGCTGAAACAGGAACCTTCCCATTTGGTCTAA
- a CDS encoding PAS domain-containing protein: MTVTTLWVVIVLISVLGGVGLYFYRRQYQQIDLLRRELLEIQQKLHGRDAAHSLDRSQWEQTEEKLRKYLELMDTLINTIPNPIYFKDAAGIYQGCNKVFAKTILGLTRDLIIGRHPQELTEQIPADLAAAYQREERRMIDKAGFHSFETKVQCADGQRRDFLFSMAPVMDPDGSHSGTVVVLADLTEKNRAARDRIQKEKLEGVLEIAGAVCHELNQPLQTLSGYVEMLTMSLDGHAAGAYLEKITPQIERMHDISNKLRRITRYETMDYGERTKIIDICKASEDR; encoded by the coding sequence TTGACGGTTACTACACTCTGGGTTGTGATTGTACTCATTTCGGTTCTGGGTGGCGTGGGGTTGTATTTCTACAGGCGTCAGTATCAACAGATCGATTTGCTCAGACGCGAGCTGCTGGAGATCCAGCAGAAGCTGCATGGGCGGGACGCGGCCCATTCGCTGGACCGGTCCCAGTGGGAGCAAACCGAAGAGAAACTGCGCAAGTACCTTGAACTTATGGACACCCTGATCAATACTATCCCCAATCCGATCTACTTCAAGGATGCCGCCGGGATCTATCAGGGGTGCAACAAAGTTTTTGCCAAAACGATCCTTGGCCTGACCCGGGATTTGATTATCGGCCGTCATCCCCAGGAGCTGACCGAACAGATTCCGGCCGATCTGGCGGCCGCCTACCAGCGCGAAGAACGCCGCATGATCGACAAGGCCGGTTTCCACAGTTTTGAAACCAAGGTGCAGTGTGCCGACGGACAGCGGCGCGATTTTCTGTTCAGCATGGCCCCGGTGATGGATCCTGATGGTAGCCACAGCGGCACCGTGGTGGTGCTTGCCGATCTAACCGAGAAAAACCGGGCGGCCCGGGACCGCATCCAGAAAGAGAAGCTGGAAGGGGTGCTGGAGATCGCCGGTGCGGTCTGCCACGAGCTCAATCAGCCCCTGCAGACCCTTTCCGGCTATGTCGAGATGCTGACCATGAGCCTTGACGGCCATGCCGCCGGTGCCTACCTGGAAAAAATTACGCCCCAGATCGAACGCATGCACGATATTTCCAATAAACTGCGTCGCATCACCCGTTACGAGACCATGGATTACGGCGAGCGAACGAAGATCATCGATATTTGCAAGGCGTCGGAAGATCGCTGA
- a CDS encoding alpha/beta hydrolase family esterase: MDAQSSEFNGSALPKWSNHWLIILVSALLLILLPMTALGSNFWCIWFPWWPLCGNNESDCGERLTEVSDFGSNPGNLKMCTYVPENLEPSRPLVVALHGCKQQAEDYDNETGWIKFAERNQFALLLPQQQKANNMSKCFNWFELNDIERDKGEALSIRQMIKKMASDTDIDPEKVYITGLSAGGGMATVMLAVYPDMFAGGAIIAGIPYKCATNVGEALNECGVSIVPGQLAPMKDLSPDAWGNLVRNASSHNGPYPRISIWQGTSDTTVNPADQQELVDQWTNVLGVDQTPDIEDTINGHEHKLYKNDNGEPLIETILISGMGHGTPIDPGGGDDQCGEAASYILDVGTCSSYYIIKFWGLDFQ; the protein is encoded by the coding sequence ATGGATGCACAATCCTCTGAGTTTAACGGATCGGCCCTCCCAAAATGGAGTAACCATTGGCTCATAATCCTTGTTTCAGCACTGCTGTTGATACTGCTGCCGATGACGGCTTTAGGCTCCAACTTTTGGTGTATTTGGTTTCCTTGGTGGCCCCTATGCGGCAATAATGAGAGCGATTGCGGTGAACGGCTGACCGAAGTTTCAGATTTCGGCTCAAACCCCGGAAACCTAAAGATGTGCACCTATGTGCCGGAGAATCTCGAACCATCCCGGCCACTGGTCGTGGCATTGCATGGCTGCAAACAGCAAGCAGAAGATTATGATAACGAGACAGGCTGGATTAAATTTGCCGAGAGGAACCAATTCGCGCTACTGCTTCCACAACAACAGAAAGCCAACAATATGTCAAAATGTTTCAATTGGTTTGAGCTGAATGACATCGAGCGCGACAAAGGTGAAGCCTTATCGATTCGCCAAATGATTAAAAAGATGGCGTCCGATACCGATATCGATCCGGAAAAGGTTTATATCACCGGGTTGTCAGCAGGTGGTGGGATGGCAACCGTAATGCTGGCAGTATACCCAGACATGTTTGCTGGTGGTGCGATCATTGCGGGAATCCCATATAAATGTGCCACGAATGTAGGCGAGGCCCTAAATGAATGCGGCGTCAGTATCGTTCCGGGTCAGCTCGCTCCGATGAAGGATCTAAGCCCTGATGCCTGGGGCAACCTGGTGCGCAATGCATCAAGCCACAATGGCCCGTATCCACGCATATCCATTTGGCAAGGCACAAGCGACACCACCGTTAACCCGGCTGACCAACAAGAGTTGGTGGACCAGTGGACCAATGTACTAGGTGTTGACCAGACACCGGACATTGAAGACACGATCAACGGCCATGAGCACAAGTTATACAAAAACGACAACGGCGAACCACTGATCGAAACGATTCTGATCAGCGGCATGGGCCATGGGACGCCGATCGATCCGGGAGGGGGAGACGACCAATGTGGCGAGGCGGCTTCCTACATTTTGGACG
- a CDS encoding ABC transporter ATP-binding protein gives MPLLCVENLAKAYDQPAVDGVSFILAEGEILCLLGPSGCGKTTLLRLIAGLESPDTGLVFINDQNITTVPPHRRNFGLMFQEFALFPHKSVFDNVAFGLEMKRLPVSQVRTRTEAMLERVGLTGMARRSVAELSGGERQRVALARSLAPQPRLLMLDEPLGALDRALRERLLMDIHGILKRLETTAIFVTHDQSEALAVADRVAVMNAGRLEQVDPPETLYRHPQSLFVARFLGFENLLAGTLAGDGGIDTVLGRLYPSALPAGMQPGDRVSVVLRPEGARVADRSAPPLPIPPITGRVVSRIFSGQSYRTGIAITDETTLTFHLPSETSPPGIGETIALDLSPSAMAIIPGARPHPQPKESK, from the coding sequence ATGCCCCTGCTGTGCGTGGAAAACCTGGCCAAGGCCTACGACCAGCCAGCGGTCGATGGTGTCTCCTTCATCCTGGCCGAAGGCGAAATTCTCTGTCTGCTGGGACCGTCGGGATGCGGCAAGACCACGCTGCTGCGGCTGATCGCCGGTCTCGAATCGCCCGATACCGGGCTGGTCTTCATCAATGATCAAAACATAACCACGGTTCCGCCCCACCGGCGCAATTTCGGGTTGATGTTCCAGGAGTTCGCCCTTTTCCCCCACAAAAGCGTCTTTGACAACGTGGCATTCGGCCTGGAGATGAAGCGACTGCCCGTTTCCCAAGTCCGGACCCGAACCGAAGCCATGCTCGAACGGGTGGGCCTGACCGGAATGGCCCGGCGCAGCGTGGCCGAGCTGTCCGGCGGAGAACGCCAGCGCGTGGCCCTGGCCCGCAGCCTGGCTCCGCAACCCCGCCTGCTGATGCTCGACGAGCCGTTGGGGGCCCTGGACCGGGCCCTGCGCGAACGCCTGCTGATGGACATTCATGGAATACTGAAACGACTGGAGACCACGGCCATTTTCGTCACCCACGACCAGTCCGAGGCCTTGGCCGTGGCCGATCGGGTAGCGGTGATGAACGCCGGCCGCCTGGAACAGGTGGACCCGCCGGAAACGCTGTATCGTCATCCCCAGAGCCTTTTCGTGGCCCGGTTTCTTGGCTTCGAAAACCTGCTGGCCGGCACGCTGGCCGGCGACGGCGGGATCGACACCGTTCTGGGGCGGCTATACCCCTCTGCTTTGCCGGCCGGCATGCAGCCCGGCGACCGGGTCAGCGTTGTACTCCGCCCGGAAGGGGCCCGCGTAGCCGACCGGTCGGCTCCCCCATTGCCGATCCCACCGATCACCGGCCGGGTGGTCTCGCGCATTTTCAGCGGACAGAGCTACCGCACTGGCATCGCCATCACCGACGAGACGACACTGACCTTCCATCTGCCCAGTGAAACATCACCACCTGGCATCGGCGAGACCATCGCCCTTGACCTTAGCCCCTCGGCCATGGCAATCATCCCTGGAGCACGGCCTCACCCCCAACCCAAGGAGTCCAAATGA
- a CDS encoding IclR family transcriptional regulator, whose protein sequence is MKKNSANSPNGQVEKSQPAGYKAPAVHKAFQILKTVAQSSESLGLVQLAEQLGYSKSTTHGLVHALLREGVLTQGPGGRKLFLGPMIAELMFSTWDQEKVMKLAQPLLDEIRDTVNETVILGARIQHRVLIISVAEAFDSLKISVPVGSTIPLIAGAVGKAFLATENPELVATMIQKYGLRTYTPRSITDVTSYFEELDRVRTCGHAVDIEEYLPGINAVAVALQNLQGLPIAIWVVGMSANIDADKLSRIATITKEQAQRLRRMVDKATFR, encoded by the coding sequence ATGAAAAAGAACTCCGCAAACTCACCAAACGGACAGGTTGAAAAAAGTCAGCCTGCCGGGTACAAAGCCCCTGCCGTGCACAAGGCCTTTCAGATCCTCAAAACCGTGGCGCAATCGTCGGAAAGCCTCGGCCTTGTTCAACTGGCGGAACAGCTCGGCTACAGCAAAAGCACCACCCATGGCCTCGTCCACGCCCTGCTTCGGGAGGGTGTTCTCACCCAGGGCCCCGGGGGACGCAAACTTTTTCTCGGCCCGATGATTGCCGAGCTGATGTTTTCCACCTGGGACCAGGAAAAAGTGATGAAACTGGCCCAGCCACTGCTCGACGAAATCCGCGACACCGTCAATGAAACTGTCATTCTGGGGGCTCGCATACAGCATCGGGTGTTGATTATTTCCGTTGCCGAAGCATTTGATTCACTCAAAATCTCCGTGCCGGTGGGATCGACGATCCCGCTGATTGCCGGCGCCGTGGGAAAGGCGTTTCTGGCCACCGAGAACCCGGAACTGGTCGCCACAATGATTCAGAAATATGGGCTGCGCACCTATACGCCCCGGTCGATCACCGACGTGACGTCCTATTTTGAAGAGCTGGACCGGGTTCGCACGTGTGGCCATGCGGTCGACATCGAGGAGTATCTGCCGGGGATCAATGCGGTTGCCGTGGCCCTGCAGAACCTGCAGGGCCTTCCCATCGCCATCTGGGTGGTGGGCATGTCGGCCAATATCGATGCGGACAAATTATCGCGCATTGCCACCATTACCAAAGAACAGGCACAGCGACTCCGCCGCATGGTCGACAAAGCCACCTTCAGATAG
- a CDS encoding 4Fe-4S dicluster domain-containing protein gives MDKFLTVNAEKCTGCRLCEQVCSVMHEGVSNPAKSRIQVVKWEDEGRYIPMICQQCEDAPCMNVCPVGAISRDKDLGFLSVNHEVCIGCRSCVNICPFGAMNYNKSTHQVFKCDLCGGDPQCVRFCDVKALEFVGSDAVVARKKRDRALQQSEAAAAQS, from the coding sequence ATGGATAAATTTCTCACGGTCAATGCTGAAAAATGTACCGGCTGCCGCCTCTGTGAGCAGGTCTGCTCGGTTATGCATGAAGGGGTTTCCAACCCGGCGAAGAGCAGGATCCAGGTGGTCAAATGGGAAGATGAAGGGCGTTATATTCCAATGATCTGCCAGCAGTGCGAAGATGCACCCTGCATGAACGTCTGTCCCGTGGGGGCGATTTCCCGGGACAAGGACCTCGGCTTTCTGTCGGTCAATCATGAGGTGTGTATCGGCTGCCGGTCGTGCGTCAACATCTGTCCGTTCGGCGCCATGAACTACAACAAGTCGACCCACCAGGTTTTCAAGTGCGACCTGTGCGGCGGTGATCCGCAATGCGTGCGTTTTTGTGATGTCAAGGCGCTGGAATTTGTCGGTTCGGACGCTGTGGTTGCCCGCAAGAAAAGAGACCGCGCCCTGCAGCAGTCCGAGGCCGCCGCGGCCCAAAGTTGA